A single Campylobacter hyointestinalis subsp. hyointestinalis DNA region contains:
- a CDS encoding tyrosine-type recombinase/integrase — translation MPNSFKSHVKCEYKAIIDPKKLTELYEAFVRYKGDFVTKQALLFGIHTALRVGMLTALKWDFIDFDKNIITFPAQTVKLKQIFKLPLTNQTMAILEHSKKANYFINSPFVFPSNFRANKQLNAETPTKAIIRLGFGDFTKFHGLRKTFSTIANENIPIHKQSPQVIELCLDHRERSTVKTIYDKSERLAERGVLMQWWSDYLDSLITDNKN, via the coding sequence ATACCAAACAGCTTTAAAAGTCACGTTAAATGCGAATACAAAGCCATTATAGACCCCAAAAAGCTTACAGAACTTTATGAAGCTTTTGTTAGATATAAGGGCGATTTTGTTACAAAACAAGCGTTATTATTTGGTATTCATACAGCTTTAAGAGTGGGAATGCTTACGGCGTTAAAATGGGATTTTATTGACTTTGATAAAAATATTATCACATTTCCAGCCCAAACAGTAAAATTAAAACAAATCTTTAAACTACCACTTACAAACCAAACAATGGCTATTTTAGAACACAGTAAAAAGGCTAATTATTTTATTAATAGCCCTTTTGTATTTCCTAGCAACTTCCGAGCCAATAAGCAACTAAACGCAGAAACGCCAACAAAAGCTATTATTAGGTTAGGATTTGGCGACTTTACTAAGTTTCACGGACTAAGAAAAACATTTTCAACCATAGCCAACGAAAACATACCTATACACAAACAAAGCCCCCAAGTTATAGAGCTTTGCCTAGACCATAGAGAGCGAAGTACTGTAAAGACTATCTATGATAAATCAGAGCGATTAGCCGAGCGTGGCGTATTAATGCAATGGTGGAGTGACTACTTAGACAGCTTAATAACAGATAATAAAAATTAA
- a CDS encoding carboxymuconolactone decarboxylase family protein, whose amino-acid sequence MQSRRNFMKNGAIIAAGGMALGADTLNAAQNTGAQMKTDTIRNLTPKAKENFIAFLKTTELPVGYSDPEFISNYINFAFDESLEKSGIDHKTAVLIIMASLVACGGENEYEHMVNAALNLGVDTVSIKETLYHTTPYAGIGKTAQFTRAMNAVFTKRGIDTKQKSEQTVSKDDRYEKGLQAQIDIFGERMRNYKDSYTPDTRHFADFLSANCFGDYYTRTGLDLKFRELLTFVILASLGGVESQLKAHITGNIRVGNDRAKLISVVTLLVPYIGYPRSLNALSAINETAPYKEK is encoded by the coding sequence ATGCAAAGTCGCAGAAATTTTATGAAAAATGGAGCTATTATCGCAGCTGGTGGTATGGCGCTTGGTGCAGATACACTAAATGCAGCACAAAATACAGGAGCACAAATGAAAACAGATACTATACGAAATCTCACCCCAAAAGCTAAAGAAAACTTTATCGCTTTTTTAAAAACCACAGAACTGCCGGTTGGATACAGTGATCCAGAATTTATAAGCAATTATATAAATTTCGCTTTTGATGAGAGTTTAGAAAAATCAGGCATAGATCATAAAACCGCGGTTTTGATCATTATGGCTAGCTTGGTGGCTTGTGGTGGAGAAAATGAGTACGAACATATGGTAAATGCAGCTTTAAACTTAGGAGTAGATACAGTAAGCATAAAAGAGACCTTATACCACACTACTCCTTATGCAGGCATAGGAAAAACAGCGCAATTTACCAGAGCGATGAATGCGGTCTTTACTAAAAGAGGTATAGATACAAAGCAAAAATCAGAGCAAACCGTCTCTAAAGACGATCGATACGAAAAAGGCTTACAAGCACAAATTGATATATTTGGCGAGAGAATGAGAAACTACAAAGACTCATATACTCCAGACACTAGACATTTTGCCGACTTTCTAAGCGCTAATTGCTTTGGGGATTATTACACTAGAACCGGTTTGGATTTGAAATTTAGAGAACTACTTACGTTTGTGATACTAGCGAGTCTTGGTGGAGTGGAATCACAACTAAAAGCTCATATCACAGGAAATATAAGAGTAGGCAACGATAGAGCAAAACTCATATCAGTAGTCACACTTTTGGTGCCTTACATAGGCTATCCACGCTCACTAAATGCACTAAGTGCGATAAACGAAACCGCACCATATAAAGAAAAATAG
- a CDS encoding NAD(P)H-dependent oxidoreductase, protein MKKLLLGLMLIFGAAFGEDAPVKTLIIASHPYKETSTFFKGLKEAAQTVGNVTIRDLEEIYGYDTRSIDGEKERQITREHERIVFLFPTHWFNITPMMKAYLNETWGSVGPGLWQGKEMLVVSTAAGGASTYGKNGRIGMELADVFTPMKASALHCGMTYLPPLVFQGVSHSQLPKYQEAFIERLSK, encoded by the coding sequence ATGAAAAAACTACTTTTAGGGCTTATGCTGATCTTTGGTGCTGCTTTTGGGGAAGATGCGCCGGTAAAAACACTCATCATCGCTTCTCATCCCTACAAAGAAACAAGCACGTTTTTTAAAGGACTTAAAGAAGCGGCGCAAACTGTCGGCAACGTGACTATTCGTGATTTGGAAGAAATTTATGGTTATGACACGCGATCTATCGACGGTGAAAAAGAGCGCCAGATCACACGCGAACATGAGCGGATCGTGTTTTTATTTCCGACTCACTGGTTTAACATCACACCTATGATGAAGGCCTATCTAAATGAAACGTGGGGAAGTGTCGGTCCAGGGCTATGGCAAGGCAAAGAAATGTTAGTAGTTTCTACGGCTGCTGGAGGAGCGTCTACATACGGTAAAAACGGACGTATAGGAATGGAATTAGCGGACGTATTTACACCTATGAAAGCAAGCGCACTACATTGTGGTATGACGTATCTACCGCCGCTTGTATTTCAAGGAGTGAGCCACTCGCAACTACCAAAATATCAAGAAGCATTTATAGAAAGGCTGAGTAAATAG
- a CDS encoding Arm DNA-binding domain-containing protein encodes MTILTEENGNSDIQHRPTNQSFKAHYRKNKVILVGDSATKCLYIKISNVSKIFIYRYYGNDKKEKRITTGHYPAISLHEARNKAYEYTTLRQRGHDLINISI; translated from the coding sequence ATCACAATTTTAACAGAGGAAAATGGTAATAGCGACATTCAACACAGACCCACAAATCAAAGCTTTAAAGCTCACTACAGAAAAAATAAAGTTATTTTAGTCGGCGATAGTGCTACTAAGTGTCTTTATATAAAAATTAGCAATGTATCAAAAATATTTATTTATCGCTATTATGGTAACGATAAAAAAGAAAAACGAATAACTACCGGTCATTATCCAGCCATAAGCTTACACGAAGCAAGAAATAAGGCTTATGAATACACCACACTAAGACAAAGGGGACACGACCTAATCAATATATCTATCTAA
- a CDS encoding helix-turn-helix transcriptional regulator, which produces MYITEIESGDFLTPTQLKRLLGLSIPTQAKMRARQGCFANVAHPLPFIKLGARVLYRKNAIDEWIKANENSGKKKGGG; this is translated from the coding sequence ATGTATATAACCGAAATTGAAAGTGGCGACTTTTTGACGCCTACACAGCTTAAAAGGCTACTTGGGCTTAGTATCCCTACACAAGCCAAGATGAGAGCTAGGCAAGGATGCTTTGCTAATGTGGCTCATCCACTGCCGTTTATCAAACTTGGGGCTAGGGTGCTTTATAGAAAAAATGCCATTGATGAGTGGATCAAGGCTAATGAAAATAGCGGTAAAAAAAAGGGGGGGGGATGA
- a CDS encoding AAA family ATPase: MRELKGANAPRRKFDDILSYLSENKLTKEKLEMVKSEWLVENFIYKGSLVMIYASAGSGKSWFALALAKYILEQELLRTGEEFAKNGIFNSKCEVYYLNADNSERTLKNRNIEVLTKYDNFSLTPIKGENKEEVINKLAKSNLTNKIIIFDSIRNFMGDINFNDDSAVTRFMDKLQQMRDNGGTIIFLHHQPKQTDGENNKLYKGATAFADSVDEAYFLNKVEFDDESKFLSFCLEPQKRRDETKTLSCRVDTDFLNLLIMDETKTLQLSLNEKEKITIDLVCEILDTSGVINQGTLAKKLDSLAKDRAVEVLGLNSLWRLLNKFENIYFKIDKAKAKNQKFFSRI, translated from the coding sequence ATGCGAGAATTAAAAGGGGCGAATGCCCCACGAAGAAAATTTGATGATATTTTATCGTATTTGTCTGAAAATAAACTAACAAAGGAAAAATTAGAAATGGTAAAAAGTGAGTGGTTGGTAGAGAATTTTATCTACAAAGGTTCTCTTGTGATGATCTATGCTAGTGCAGGTAGCGGCAAGAGTTGGTTTGCACTTGCGTTGGCTAAATATATTTTAGAGCAAGAGCTGTTGCGTACAGGTGAAGAGTTTGCTAAAAATGGCATATTTAACAGCAAATGTGAAGTGTATTATCTAAATGCTGATAATAGCGAGAGAACGCTGAAAAATAGAAATATTGAAGTGCTTACGAAGTATGATAATTTTAGCCTAACACCGATAAAAGGCGAAAATAAAGAAGAAGTCATTAATAAATTAGCAAAAAGTAATTTGACTAATAAAATCATCATCTTTGATAGTATCCGCAACTTTATGGGCGATATAAATTTTAACGATGATAGTGCCGTTACTCGCTTTATGGATAAGTTGCAACAAATGAGAGATAACGGTGGGACGATTATATTTTTGCACCATCAGCCAAAGCAAACGGATGGCGAAAATAACAAGCTATACAAGGGTGCGACTGCTTTTGCTGATAGTGTAGATGAGGCATATTTTCTTAACAAGGTTGAGTTTGATGATGAGTCTAAGTTTCTTTCGTTTTGCCTTGAACCGCAAAAACGCCGCGATGAGACAAAAACACTTTCGTGCCGTGTAGATACAGACTTTTTAAACTTACTCATAATGGATGAGACAAAAACTTTACAGCTTTCGCTAAACGAAAAAGAAAAAATTACGATTGATTTGGTCTGCGAAATTTTAGATACTAGCGGGGTAATCAATCAAGGCACTCTTGCAAAAAAATTAGACTCACTTGCAAAAGATAGAGCGGTTGAAGTTTTGGGACTGAATTCTTTGTGGCGATTGCTAAATAAATTTGAAAATATTTATTTTAAAATTGACAAAGCCAAAGCAAAAAATCAAAAATTCTTTTCACGGATTTAA
- a CDS encoding cupin domain-containing protein, whose product MKKLLSSLTILTLLGGTIMADEAKNFKQPFELGEINPYSKFFTGTTYLNNLDNGKSGRKVNISNVTFEPCSRTDWHYHTAGQALVVTAGSGIYKSAGKVARIIEPGDIVKIDPNEKHFHAGGATTWMAHLSIMDAKDNKTVWLEKVSDEEYKAATKEATKQSND is encoded by the coding sequence ATGAAAAAATTGCTATCAAGTTTAACCATCTTAACACTTTTAGGAGGAACGATTATGGCTGATGAGGCTAAAAATTTCAAACAACCTTTTGAGCTTGGAGAAATAAATCCATACAGTAAATTTTTTACCGGCACAACATATCTAAATAACTTAGACAATGGAAAAAGCGGTAGAAAAGTAAATATATCTAACGTAACTTTCGAGCCTTGCAGTCGCACAGACTGGCACTATCACACAGCAGGACAAGCTCTAGTAGTTACAGCAGGAAGCGGAATTTATAAAAGCGCTGGTAAAGTAGCTAGGATAATCGAACCAGGAGACATAGTCAAGATAGATCCAAATGAAAAACATTTTCACGCCGGCGGAGCTACTACGTGGATGGCTCATTTATCGATCATGGATGCTAAAGACAATAAAACAGTTTGGTTAGAAAAAGTAAGTGATGAAGAGTATAAGGCTGCTACTAAAGAAGCGACTAAACAGTCAAATGATTAA